Genomic DNA from Theobroma cacao cultivar B97-61/B2 chromosome 3, Criollo_cocoa_genome_V2, whole genome shotgun sequence:
GGTTCAAACCAAATTTAAATGACTATAGTGATGCTGATTCAGGATGTGGTTTAGATGAGCACAAATCAACCTTAGGGTATGCATTCTTGCTCAATGGTGATTCTATCTCATGGAGCAACAAGAAACAATCTTGCACTACTTTATCCACTACAGAAGTAGATTTTATAGCTTGTTCAATGACCAAACAAGAAACTGTTTGGTTGAggcaatttttttcaatatcttGATGTAACTTGTTACACCTCAATTCGAGTGACCATTCATTATGATAATATGactgtaattattttaattaaagatcTCGAATATCATAATAGAATGGAAACACATTAGCATGCAAAATAGCTTCATTAGAGATTTATTTGCGCAAGAAGAAGTTATCCTACAACGTTTTTCAATTagtcatctttttttttttgaaagatgttTCAACTAGTCATATGATTGCAAATCTTTTGGCTAAACTCATTCCAAGGGATGCACGTATGACTCATGTTAGCTATTTAGGACTTCATAGATGGTGATTGTTTTATTTGATCATTTGTGTCAAATTTTGGGGAGATTAATAGTATTTATGCATTTTTATTCCATTGTAATATCATATATGTCTATATATAGTAATTGGTACATAAGATATAAACATTAGACATAATGTTCAATAAAACTTTTGaattattcaagaaaattcaactaaatctttattcttttattacgttcaattaagcacttatatttttttattttaaatcaaataaacctttatgaataatgattaattaattatcattagttaaaatgtcatttgtcattttatacttatatgACACTGATGTAGAAGGCaaaaaaatatcacatgatcatattatcatgccacatcatcatcaattatgatatgtcaaCATACCAcgtgatataaaatgacaaatgatatttCAACTAAGTTaaccattaattataagagttaatttaacttaaataaaaatataaaaatatatttgactcaaaataaaagtataagaatttgattaaacgtaataaaagaataaaaacttatttgatttttttttaaataatttaaaaaaaaagtatgtcAATAGGTTTAAGATTGGCTCACTCACAGAGTAATTGCCTTCGGCACTAGTGAAGGCGGAGTAATGATAAGATATAAACCGCTAGCAGTTTAAGATAAGAAATAGAGTTTGCAATGTCGTCCAGGTTAAAACCAAGATAAGATCCACACAATAAACAGTAACTGTGTTATACTAGACAAACATTTATCCTTAAAAAGGGAGATCAATTGGTTTACAGTCATTTATAAAATCCTGAAAGCAATCAATTTTCCTTTCTGCCTTGGAACTTGCCTCCCATCTATTTCCATATTATCCTTGACATCATTGGAGTCTCCTATGCACGTCCATGGAACATCCGGTAGATTAGCCTTCCTCTTAATGCTTTCCCACAACTCTCTTCTTTCCTCAGAATCTGGAATCCAGCACATCTTGCACACAACTCCAGCACCCTCCATTGTTAGCAGAGAGtcaatcaagttttttttttttttttttgaagcaTCCCTCACTTTCAATTGAACTTTCTTGTTCCACCAGTTATACCTCCTGGATCTACATAAAAACACTTATCAAATTTTCACCTTGCTTCTTACTATTGCCAATCCTGTTGAGTTGGActtttaacaaaattggaTCACCTTTGATTTGGATGAATTTGGGTCACCTTCATTAGATGCTAAGGTGGCAATCATATTCTTCAAGTTCAAATGAGTTTTGGATTTTAGTTTCAAGTCTTGagttgttgaattttttaaagtcAATCAAGCTGGGTCAATTTCACTTTTGTCCAAATGCAAATCagacaaaaaataattgtttctgttgtaaattattaagaattcctgttttgtgtttctttccttcttcagATTTCACATACTTCCGAAGCAAAAGCTATGCTACCCGTAACACTACCCACTTATCGCCAAGCCAAGATGAATAAAGCTGCCTAAGCTTTCATTCTAAGAAAGTTATTACTTAAGAGTCCTTAAacaaggagaaagaaaaggaaagcttattttccttctctccaaacaaaaagaggagaaagaacaaaaataagaaaagaggCCAACTTCTCAAGGTATTGGTTCCTATCTTAAGTAGGGGTGACCAAAGCCACCACCATTAATcttagaaggaaaaagaagttgAGCAAACATTAATATGCTTCATGGGGTTTGTAACATCCTTGCCGCCGGCGTGCTTGACGAATTCTTCTGGGGAAAGAAAGTTGCCATGGCAAACACAAACTATACTCACCTGTCCTTTCATGTATTTGTATAGAAAGCCTTCAATTTTCCTCCCATTGGGACCATCTCCAGTAGTAGTTACACTAGGCATTTTTTTCATCACATTCATCCCATAATCTTGAATGTAACCATTAGAAAGTTCAGCCTTCTTTGTTGGATTCTCAGACTTAGTTTCAGCAGGCTTGAGCTTGACAGATTTTTCATCAGATGTTGTCTCAAAAGTGATCGCTGGTTCTGCCTTTATTGGCTTGGAGGTTGATTTGTATTCGCTTGGACCGTTAGATGTACCCGAGCCTTCTAGTCCTGCATTCAATTTATGCAATCTAATTTAGATATCATTTAGGGAAAAATATCCAAAGATGGTGAAAAACTAAGTGATACgtgacaagaaaataaaaaggcaTGTCGATGCTTTGAAAGCAGGGAAATTTCACTGCCAAGTCCATTCCACAGAGTAAGCTACATGAGAACACACACGCTATAAAGATGTAACTTGAATCAGCATTTTACTGATGGTGATCAGACTAAAAAGGACAAGGACAACATATATCTGAAGGGACAAAAAGTAATACATAACTATTGTTCATGTGAAAACCTTGTTTTGTAGGTTCCATCTGAATCTAAGAAGACGGAACTGCTGATTGCTACCTTTTGGCCACCTGTCACTATGAGAGGTTTATATATAGATTCAATTCTCATAATAGAGCTCCTCAATTATATTTGCAAGGACAGGCAATGAAGATTCTCTTCTTTCTCATCCAGCATTTACTTTATTTGTCTGCCATATTTCAGCAATTTTGCTAATGCACTGATGGCAGTACTTCATCTCTATATATGGACATAATGTGCTTTTCtgaattttaaaaccatatCTTAAAATGGACTCttaaaaaacaacaaaagaacatcataagaaaagaaaatggaaatgtTCAAAGAACAATTATGAAGAGGAACGAAAGCGATAAATCAGGAATTATGCAATTATGAAGAGAAATCAAGACTTCTGCCTTGGGTGTACAAGAGCATTATCTGTAATACAAGGTAGAGATGTAAAAAAATAGTGCAGCACGTATACAGGATTAGGAGGGAATGACAAAAAAGCAAGCACCATTAAGGTCTATAAACTTTTACGGTATGTCAAATTGATCATACTGGCAAAGAATTGGGGTTCAAATGTCTAGGAAAGTAAATACATCAGAGACCTAGAGCTGATTCATAAGCATTGTAGATAGAAACTTCTTACATCATCTATTTCTGCTTTAAGGGTTTCAGTACCATCGCTTCTGAATCAATCAATATGTTCTAAGAAAATCACCAAAAGtgattcataattttaatgaatACATACTCTCCTTTGAAACAAAGTGTCTGTCCAATTCATAGAACATGTTACAGTACCTAAAATTCTATTCAAAACGCTTGAGATCCTGCAATGGTAGAAGACTTTGACCCCTATTATGTGAATATCACATGCATGAGATACTTGCAACACTTAGGCAATTTGGATTTTAGGATCGGACCATTAATATAATGTATTTATTCTCTTTCACCAACACGTGATAGGGTTTAAATAGTCTATTACATATTACCAGTTTCTGTTTCTGTAGATACATGATATAAACCTTAAGACTTCTTTCTTATAATTTGTTGGCTTTTAGAAGAATTCAACGTCTGATTTCATCAATTTGTACTCTTTAATGTCACTAAGATGAAGATTCTTTGGTCATTCTTTTGTGATCAATTCATTGTTAGATTCagattctttcttgtttttgctGGCTTGCATATAAACTTAAGATCAGAGTCAAACATTTCTTCTGTTCGCCACTAAAAGGATTTAGATTCTTGGATCATCTTGCATGTCAATGCACAGAAATTCCCTCGAGGTTCATTAAAAGTTTCCTTTTAGTTTTATGTCCAAAACTATATATGCAGAATAACAGTGAATTTGTCAAGTGCATAACAAACAAGATACCAAGTATTATTTCATAAATTCTTAAAGTACTGATTGTTGCCTATCTTAGttatattgtatttaattttagctAAAACAAATAGTTGCCTACTCCTTTCTTATCAGCTATCTGTtcaaacaaaattcaatagGAAGGTAATACATATATTTTGGCTAAAAAATCTATATAAATTGGTcaaaataagaaatgaaatttcaaaatcttttaaccaaaaagaaaTTGCCAACCATTATTATAGGTCAAATTTCTCTACATATaacaaaagaacaaagcaaCTTAAGTCTCTAAACAGCTAGAATCCCACAGTAATCCAACATTACAATTTCCAAGCCTACAAAATGCCAGAATTATagcatacaaaataaaaaccatcATCACCACTAACTCCTAGAAACTAAGAAAGAGAGGGTAAGGAGAATATGATACCTTCCAATTTTCGGAAACCTTCCTTTATCTTATCAATGGCCCTATTGAGTGCAGGACTTTTAGCCGCAGAAGCTGCTGCCCAAGCAGGAATTTTAGAAGGTGAAGATGGTGGTCCCTCTGTTACCAACTTGTCTTTCTCACTGGCTTTCTTGGCATTCCTCTGCTTCTCTACAACCCTTTTCTTGGCCTCAACTCTCCTCATTATCCTTAGCTCCTTCACATTCACCGGTCTCTTACTCCTTTCTACTTGTGCAGGCAATGAACAAGACCTTGCCAATGAAAGAAAACTTTTTGGCAATGACTTTTGGAACTCACTAGAACTTCTATTAAGGGTTACCACTCCTGCCATGGAAGATGATCTAGTTAAAGGCTTTTCTTTGGTGTTGCCACTGTAGATTCCTCCAAGTGAGAGCCTTAGATTGAGGTCTAGTTCTGGGGGTCTCTTGTTGGGGTTGGATTGGGTTTGTTTCCGACTAATTTGGTCTGGTGAAAATCTTTGAAGAAAGTTCCTTGGTTGTTGTTtgtcttgaaatgaaaagTTGGTTTGATCAACCTTGTCTCGTATTACTTTTGCTTCTCCCATTAGAAAAAGTTAAAGAACTGAACTTGAAATAAGTACTCTTAGGTTCCACCTTCTATCCAAAGgaaacataaaaagaaaaaggaagagaaatgATCAGTGAAAGGATAGATTCATAAATTTCAGCAGAAAGGCCAAAATCAAAAGGAGAAAGACTGATAATTTAAGAGGAACCAACTAAAAGCTAACAAGATGAATACTAAAGGGCAAGCCATTAAACTAGAGTAAAATTGACAAAGAAAAGCAGGCTGAAATATCAGTAGAAATGAGCATACAAAGCTGAAAAACTATACAGTAGCtgaaaataataacaatataaaaaaggagaagaagataATGAGAGAAACAGTAAGAAAGGTGGCAAACCCAGACAAGCTTACATGGGGAATGTAAGTGATGAAAATGCAGCAACTGCTATATACTGCAAAGGAGTTGAATGCGACTGAGTATGGAAGAGTTGattggagagagagagagagacagagagaagagattaaattgagaagaaagagaagagtGATTGTTTTCTTGGATAACCATATGGGGAGCACTTTTGTTGTGATTATTATATAGACAAATAAAAAGGACAGCACAGCTCAGAGAGACCACACGTGGTAATcagtggagagagagaaaggaaaaggaagatGTCAAGTACGGTTACTCTTCCCCCTGCTTCTGtctctcttctctttctctgtcTCTCAGTGTTGCAAGTAGCACCGACTCTCGTTTCAAAAGGGACTTCAAGCAAGACACTTGCTCAGAACCTCCCTCATTGTCTGGGGTTTGTTTGTAATTTCAACTACAATTGTAGGACAATCAAGTCAAAGTATTACTAAGTCTTATGATTTCAAAAGCATGAGACACGTGTCAAAAGCATGCCACACCTTGTCATGCAGCAAAGTACACTAGGTTGGGTTTGGCTGCTTCTCTACTATGGTATCCTAAGCAGCTATGGTGCTACACCTATGCATTTTTGCCTCGCAAGTTATCATTCAATAACTTGGAAGCCGCTTACAACGGGACCACTAGCCTGTTTAGCCTTGCGATGCGTTTAggatgtaaaattttttttaattgagttgcaaatattttataaaatagatatataataataattatattattatatttaattattaatatattgatatgtataaaatatataactgtTGTTATTTGTAGTTATTATTATGATATTTGTGGtggtatttttatataaaaatacccctataaacaatttcatgttaaaacaaaattttaaataaaatctctaAACTTACCATAGAATATGTAGTAACttgtttttcttaaaattctaTCTTTAGTTAGCATCACTTTTTACTTTTAccattgaaaaatataatatgtaGTAATTCAATTTCTCTCAAAATTCTATCTTTAACTAGCTGATATACACCACTTTTCATtagttatatttaatatttaaaacataGAATATGTAGTAACTCAAACTCTCTCAAAACCGTATCTCTAGTTAGCTTATATACACCCCATTACATTAGTTACATTTAACACTGAAAAATGATATGAGagtaataaataatgaaataaaaaaaattatttttcataaataatcacatgtaaaaagttgaaaaaaatctAGAACATCAATTgtgagggaaaaaaaatctaatccAAATCCAACCCCAAACCTTAAACTCATGCCCAAAAGCCCAACTAACCACAAACCAATCTCATTGACCTCAAGCCCACGCCCCAACTACCACATGTCAAACTAAGAACACGGTGAAGTGTCAAGTCAAAAACCCTTTAGAACTTTCTTTAAACATAACAAGCTCTTTTTGGTTATTCGTAATTTTCAATTCTCAATTTGCTGTAAAAAGCTCACTTAAGATTATTTATTAGCTTAAATAGAGCGCCTACATGCATGCAagtattttctctttttttttcatagtcAAGTTGATTTAGTGATCTAAAATGCATGTATgcgtttcatttttttaatagtcAAGTTGATTTAGTGATTTGAAGTTGTATAATAAGCTATGTGCTTGTTTGCTAATGATGAAGCAAAATAGTGTAACTGTACAAATTATATTACTTCTTTTTGctactcattttttttaacttttttctcttgtttatGCTTATAAATTTTAGATGATAAGATAGACTTGAAATGAGGTATTCAAGTAATGTCAAATTTTATGTGTGtttaagagaaaatatattttttgattgtTGAAAACATtcactttgaaaattttatgagaTTCGTGTACCTTTATATGGTTATCATAAAAGAAATACTGAAATAAAAGTAAGCAAGctcatattttgaatttaattgattttcatttattaagttgtcaagaatttttttatattattaaaaaatttataaaatgagaTTGACAGAGTAGTTGGCCTTGTCAAATAGTTAAAACCAATACAAATGTCATTTCACCTAGAAGTGAACCTCTTACAAAGTAATTGACTTTTGGATTTGggctttattttcaattttttaaaatgttaaaattttgaatatgttAATAATTGTAATAAACTTTATGTAGATGTGTTTAGATTTAAATTGGATGCTgggaaagggaaaagaaaatatggatggagaaaaaaagaaaagaaaaaagttgaaTCGAAACAACATGAGATTTGTAATTGAGAGGTGGCAATTGTGGTGGTAGGGGAGCGTGATGATGACGCGTAGGGGGAGAGGAGTGGCAATGACCAATAGCATGATCCTTACGCCCTTTCCTTGTAACAATGTCGGTAGACAGATTTACTTAGACGGAGCCAAGTGTCAAGCAAGGGAGCCCTTTGGGGCTTCTTTTAAATATAGTTATTATAGATGTCGTTTGTCCCTCTACAACTACACAATTTTACCATTCCTCAAATGTGCggcttgttttcttttttctcaaataaGATCTTGTATTAAAGTATTTGTGTGGGtggcaattttttttttcagcttttaattattaaagcttttttaaagacaaatttgatatttatatgatcatttatttaataaatcttatttttctattctcaatattcaaatataaaattttcaaattaagatTCGGTccttaattactaaaatatttttttgaaaattataattaaccaGTCACATGGATcgaaaattatgaaaaaaaaaagacaaaatgcTTAAGTAAGCTTCTAaactattaaattaattcaaataagtttttatttttttattatattcaatcaagtccatgtatttttatttttggtcaaataaacttttataactaatgattaagcaattgttatttgtcaaaatgtcacttgtcattttatatctacATAACACTGACATGATATTGATGTGGAGGTAAAAGAACCACATGATCATGTTATTGTGATAAATTTATGTTACgttatcatcaattatgatatattaacaTACTATATcaatatcaattataatatattagtaTGTCATGTCAATATCACATAATATAATATGATAATAGATATTTTGAAGACAAtgaaagtataaaaatttatttaaatattcatgaataatttaaaatttttttacatattgTAAATAGTAGATTTTGCTTACTATTCATTCTcttaaaaaattgttttacaaTGTAATGCTATACAAAGAATGACGAGAACAAGTGAAATACTACAACAAGCAGAACCACTAGAGCAAGTGAAGTACTACTTCATGCCGAATAACTATTTTGCATAAAATAACTACTTCACATTGATAACAATAAAAGCAACCCAAAATAAGTGTCAGAGTACATGGGTTACTCTCATATTAGCATATTTCGGAGAATTTGGCTTGGTGGCTCAAATGTAGAGCTAGTTAAGGGGTCTTCCTTtaaactttttcttaaaatataaGTGTTTCACCTTCCTATCTTATTCTCATATAcatattcacgtataactcatTCTTTTATATCTTTTTACGTATACCTCTTCTTTATTACCTTTTACTAAAAAATAAGTCTTATTACACCCAATTATAGTAATGGTTACTCGCATTAAAACTTTTcataataatgtcattcattaGGCGCATTAAAACATATTCTTGAGTAACCACTACTTTTAGCACTATATATAAAGCCTCACAATTCATTTAGAGGGGCTCTACCTCAGAGAGCTAACACATTTTGCTCTAGATCTTCTTCTTGTAAATTATCTCTCTAATTCTCTTCTACTTGCCATGACATTTAGTACTTCAAGAACTACTTCGATCTTCCTCTCTGTTGCCTCTGATGCAtcttttacttgtttgcaacaCTTCCTCTCTCTATCACAAGAACCTTCTTTACATTTTGGCAACTCCACTAGGGAGGAATGATTGCATTAGGTAAAACCTTACTAGGAAAAACTTTATGTTACCGGAAGAAATGCACAGTTCTACTATCACTTCTGGAATATAGAGGCTTACATCAATTATTCCACAAGAAGATGCAAGCAGGAGAATTATCGATTGAGAATAATATAGTCCAAAACAACCCATTTCCCGCTCATGTATGATATTTCTATGACTTTAACTCTTCATTGGTTTATGAATTGCaatttgacattaaaaaaaatcatatttagcCTATCTTTATTGCTTATATTTTGGttgtaattatattatattattagttGCAAGCTTTATCACTCATTCTTTGACCATAGTTTATCACTCTTACTTCAGTCGCAAGCTTTATCACTCGTATTTTGGCTGCAatgatatttttctattgGTAGCAAGctttatttctcatt
This window encodes:
- the LOC18604845 gene encoding ninja-family protein AFP3, which encodes MGEAKVIRDKVDQTNFSFQDKQQPRNFLQRFSPDQISRKQTQSNPNKRPPELDLNLRLSLGGIYSGNTKEKPLTRSSSMAGVVTLNRSSSEFQKSLPKSFLSLARSCSLPAQVERSKRPVNVKELRIMRRVEAKKRVVEKQRNAKKASEKDKLVTEGPPSSPSKIPAWAAASAAKSPALNRAIDKIKEGFRKLEGLEGSGTSNGPSEYKSTSKPIKAEPAITFETTSDEKSVKLKPAETKSENPTKKAELSNGYIQDYGMNVMKKMPSVTTTGDGPNGRKIEGFLYKYMKGQVSIVCVCHGNFLSPEEFVKHAGGKDVTNPMKHINVCSTSFSF